One Arcobacter arenosus DNA window includes the following coding sequences:
- the pyrC gene encoding dihydroorotase: MRTFEINSPLDMHLHLRDGEMLKLVGPLTSNTFSGALIMPNLVPPITTKEALLSYKQRILESCNGDDFEPYVTLFFKDDYSFSFLEDIKDEIIAIKLYPAGITTNSETGVSSMDIENLRPTLESMSKLGIPLCIHGETNGFVMDREKEFMPIYESIASSFPNLKIIMEHITTKDAIELLDKYDNLYATVTLHHLLITLDDVAGGMLQPHLFCKPIAKRPEDRDALLNAALEAHPKLMFGSDSAPHPKHKKECCGCAAGVFTSPIALQVLTELFDKNGKLENLNAFVSLNAQNIYDFKPVEKTIKLVQKDFVVPQIYTYNSENVVPMYAGETLAWSIEG; the protein is encoded by the coding sequence ATGCGTACTTTTGAAATTAATTCTCCACTTGACATGCATCTTCACCTAAGAGATGGTGAGATGTTAAAACTTGTGGGGCCACTTACTTCAAATACCTTTTCAGGTGCACTAATAATGCCTAATTTAGTACCACCTATTACCACAAAGGAAGCCCTTTTATCATATAAACAAAGAATTTTAGAATCTTGTAATGGTGATGATTTTGAACCCTATGTAACTTTATTTTTTAAAGACGATTATTCTTTCTCTTTTTTAGAAGATATAAAAGATGAAATTATTGCAATTAAACTTTATCCTGCTGGGATTACAACCAATTCTGAAACTGGTGTATCATCGATGGATATTGAAAATTTAAGACCAACTTTAGAATCAATGAGTAAACTTGGAATCCCTTTATGTATCCATGGTGAAACAAATGGATTTGTTATGGATAGAGAAAAAGAGTTTATGCCTATTTATGAGTCTATTGCCTCTTCATTCCCTAATCTAAAAATTATTATGGAACATATCACAACAAAAGATGCTATTGAGTTATTAGATAAATACGACAATCTATATGCAACAGTTACTTTACATCATTTATTAATTACTTTAGATGATGTAGCAGGGGGTATGTTACAGCCTCATCTTTTTTGTAAACCAATTGCAAAAAGACCAGAAGATAGAGATGCTTTATTAAATGCTGCACTTGAAGCTCATCCTAAATTGATGTTTGGAAGTGATAGTGCACCCCATCCAAAACACAAAAAAGAGTGTTGTGGTTGTGCTGCTGGAGTATTTACATCTCCTATAGCTTTACAAGTATTAACTGAACTGTTTGATAAAAATGGTAAACTGGAAAATTTAAATGCATTTGTTAGTTTAAATGCACAAAACATATATGATTTTAAACCTGTAGAGAAAACTATTAAACTAGTACAAAAAGATTTTGTAGTGCCTCAAATTTACACTTATAATAGTGAAAATGTAGTACCAATGTATGCAGGTGAAACTTTAGCTTGGAGTATTGAAGGGTAA
- a CDS encoding P-II family nitrogen regulator — MKKIEAVIKPFKLEDVKDALTEAGITGMTVSDVKGYGRQQGHSELYRGAEYVVDFLPKIKLELIVSETEVDSTIDIIVNSAKTGKIGDGKIFVSTVEKVVRIRTGEQDEDAI, encoded by the coding sequence ATGAAAAAAATTGAAGCAGTAATTAAACCGTTTAAACTAGAAGATGTTAAAGATGCTTTAACGGAAGCTGGTATTACAGGTATGACTGTATCTGATGTAAAAGGTTATGGTAGACAACAAGGACATTCAGAACTTTATAGAGGTGCTGAATATGTTGTTGATTTTTTACCTAAAATCAAATTAGAATTAATTGTTTCAGAAACAGAAGTTGACTCAACTATAGATATTATTGTAAATTCAGCAAAAACTGGAAAAATTGGTGATGGTAAAATCTTCGTTTCTACAGTTGAAAAAGTTGTTAGAATAAGAACAGGAGAGCAAGACGAGGACGCAATTTAA
- a CDS encoding ammonium transporter: MDLQSVSYVIDTFFALFAMTLIIFMVPGFAMLEAGLVRTKNVSAVLMVNTMIYAIASMAFLLVGYSIAFGDFGSDSMSKWAAFLFQMAFVGKVINIMSGGVSERAKVIPLAIFTVIMGGFIYPTVVNWSWGADMLDGTFLDLSMYDLAGSTVIHSTGGWALLAAIIIIGARKGRYPKSGGVRVIPASNIPLVTLGAFLLWIGWFGFNGGSVGSIASKENADAVALTIMNTNTAGLAGAIIVSIIMYFQYKKLDITMVLNGALGGLVAITAGPDLYDIYTPILIGAIGGVIVVIGVSFFDKLKLDDPVGALSVHLLNGIWGTLAVGIFASNGDDITFIGQLKGVVVVGIFAFCVSFVVLFIINKIVALRAADDEEMQGLDVDECGVEAYPEFKRAF; encoded by the coding sequence ATGGATTTACAATCAGTTAGTTATGTTATTGATACGTTTTTTGCACTATTTGCAATGACGTTAATTATTTTTATGGTTCCTGGATTTGCTATGCTAGAAGCTGGACTTGTTAGAACAAAGAATGTTTCAGCGGTATTAATGGTAAACACTATGATTTATGCAATTGCATCAATGGCATTTTTACTTGTTGGTTACTCAATTGCTTTTGGTGATTTTGGAAGTGATTCAATGTCAAAATGGGCAGCTTTTCTTTTTCAAATGGCTTTTGTTGGTAAAGTAATTAATATTATGTCAGGTGGTGTAAGTGAAAGAGCAAAGGTTATTCCTTTGGCAATCTTTACAGTAATTATGGGTGGTTTTATCTATCCAACTGTTGTAAATTGGTCATGGGGAGCAGATATGCTTGATGGAACATTTTTAGATTTATCAATGTATGACTTAGCTGGATCAACAGTTATTCACAGTACTGGTGGATGGGCTTTATTAGCTGCTATTATTATAATTGGTGCTAGAAAAGGAAGATACCCTAAAAGTGGTGGAGTTAGAGTAATCCCTGCTTCAAATATCCCACTTGTAACTTTAGGTGCTTTTCTTTTATGGATTGGTTGGTTTGGATTTAATGGAGGTTCTGTTGGTTCAATAGCTTCAAAAGAGAATGCAGATGCAGTTGCTTTAACAATTATGAATACAAATACAGCTGGACTTGCTGGTGCTATTATTGTTTCAATAATTATGTACTTCCAATATAAAAAACTTGATATCACAATGGTATTAAATGGTGCTTTAGGTGGATTAGTTGCAATTACTGCAGGACCAGATTTATATGACATTTATACTCCAATTTTAATTGGTGCAATTGGTGGTGTTATTGTTGTTATTGGAGTATCTTTCTTTGATAAATTAAAACTTGATGACCCTGTTGGTGCTTTATCTGTTCACTTATTAAATGGTATTTGGGGAACATTAGCAGTTGGAATTTTTGCAAGCAATGGAGATGATATAACATTTATTGGACAATTAAAAGGTGTTGTAGTAGTTGGTATTTTTGCTTTTTGTGTTTCTTTTGTTGTATTGTTTATTATAAATAAAATAGTTGCATTAAGAGCAGCAGATGATGAAGAGATGCAAGGACTTGATGTAGATGAATGTGGTGTTGAAGCTTATCCTGAGTTCAAAAGAGCATTTTAA
- a CDS encoding P-II family nitrogen regulator — protein MKKIEAIIKPFKLEDVKEALVENGIAGMTVSDVKGYGRQQGHSELYRGAEYVVDFLAKIKIEVIVNDEDVDSTIAVIVESAKTGKIGDGKIFVTPVDEVVRIRTEQRGSEAV, from the coding sequence ATGAAAAAAATAGAAGCAATTATCAAACCTTTTAAACTTGAAGATGTTAAAGAGGCTTTAGTAGAAAATGGAATCGCAGGGATGACAGTGTCTGATGTAAAAGGTTACGGAAGACAACAAGGTCACTCTGAGTTATATAGAGGTGCTGAGTATGTTGTGGATTTCTTAGCTAAAATTAAAATTGAAGTAATCGTAAATGATGAAGATGTTGATTCAACAATAGCAGTAATTGTTGAATCAGCTAAAACTGGAAAAATTGGTGATGGTAAAATTTTCGTTACACCAGTTGATGAAGTTGTTAGAATTAGAACTGAACAAAGAGGTTCAGAAGCTGTATAA
- the amt gene encoding ammonium transporter, whose translation MENFNDLKYILDGFLFVFSGVLVMWMAAGFAMLESGLTRSKNNATVLTKNIALFAISCIMYYFIGYNLMYGDGSSFMGSFSTISMENGPDSGYPAAADFFFQVMFVATAASVISGTIAERMKLWPFLIFVVVLSGVIYPIQGHWTWGGTELGGLIAGFSDFAGSTIVHSVGGWAALAGVLILGARKGKYTKDGKVRPIPGSNLTLATLGTFILWMGWFGFNGGSQLALGSKADIDGIALVVADTNMAAAAGAVMAAILTQLLYKKVDLTMVLNGALAGLVSCTAGPDLGMLVAFIEGIVGGAIVVFAVPFFDKLRIDDPVGALSVHLVAGIWGTLAVGIFNPDVTIMAQIKGIVVIGAFVFIVSFIVWKILDLVVGLRVDEETEITGLDIHETGLECYPEFKKA comes from the coding sequence ATGGAAAATTTTAACGACTTAAAATACATATTAGATGGATTTCTATTTGTATTTTCTGGTGTATTAGTAATGTGGATGGCAGCAGGTTTTGCTATGCTAGAATCTGGTCTTACAAGATCAAAGAATAATGCTACGGTATTAACAAAAAATATTGCATTATTTGCAATCTCTTGTATTATGTATTACTTCATTGGGTATAACTTAATGTATGGTGACGGTTCTTCTTTCATGGGAAGTTTCTCAACAATTTCTATGGAAAATGGTCCTGACTCTGGATATCCAGCTGCAGCAGACTTCTTCTTCCAAGTTATGTTCGTTGCTACTGCTGCATCTGTTATTTCAGGTACAATTGCAGAAAGAATGAAATTATGGCCTTTTTTAATTTTCGTTGTTGTTTTATCAGGTGTAATTTACCCAATTCAAGGTCACTGGACATGGGGTGGAACTGAGCTTGGTGGTTTAATAGCTGGTTTCTCTGACTTCGCTGGTTCTACAATTGTTCACTCTGTTGGTGGATGGGCTGCATTAGCAGGTGTATTAATCCTTGGAGCTAGAAAAGGTAAATATACTAAAGATGGTAAAGTAAGACCAATTCCTGGTTCAAACTTAACTCTTGCAACTTTAGGTACATTCATTTTATGGATGGGATGGTTTGGATTTAATGGTGGTTCTCAATTAGCTTTAGGTTCAAAAGCTGATATTGATGGGATTGCTTTAGTTGTTGCTGATACAAATATGGCTGCTGCAGCTGGTGCTGTAATGGCTGCTATTTTAACTCAACTTCTATACAAAAAAGTTGATTTAACTATGGTTCTTAATGGTGCTTTAGCAGGACTTGTTTCTTGTACTGCTGGTCCAGACTTAGGTATGTTAGTTGCATTTATTGAAGGTATTGTTGGTGGTGCGATTGTTGTATTTGCTGTTCCATTCTTCGATAAGTTAAGAATTGATGATCCAGTTGGTGCTTTATCTGTTCACTTAGTAGCAGGTATCTGGGGAACATTAGCAGTTGGTATCTTTAATCCAGATGTAACAATCATGGCTCAAATCAAAGGTATTGTTGTAATTGGTGCATTCGTATTCATTGTTTCATTCATTGTTTGGAAGATTTTAGACTTAGTTGTTGGACTAAGAGTTGATGAAGAAACTGAAATCACTGGTCTTGATATTCACGAAACAGGTCTTGAGTGTTATCCAGAGTTCAAAAAAGCTTAA
- a CDS encoding Fis family transcriptional regulator: protein MENYIAISKNSKEILNSAHLLQSVEVNALISGEAGVGKKSLAKYILPKAPLFKAKNLQQDIADNIINLQNCSIIIDKIENITNIDLLINWVNENGIRVVATTMKDDLNTKLEELFSITIELPPLKDREEDVKALTSKFSKEASSTLDLDLIVPSRLMINISNNAHSLRKSIYFSYLFETIGEDEILMFMENYMFSNMEGENSYKDFLYLLEVPMLKAATKKYKSQVQMAKHLGLNRITLRKKLDSHKEFLDG, encoded by the coding sequence ATGGAAAACTATATAGCAATATCTAAAAACTCAAAGGAGATTTTAAACTCTGCACATTTACTTCAAAGTGTAGAAGTTAATGCTTTAATCTCAGGTGAAGCAGGAGTTGGTAAAAAATCTCTTGCTAAATATATATTACCAAAAGCTCCTCTATTTAAGGCAAAAAATCTTCAACAAGATATCGCTGATAATATTATCAATCTACAAAACTGTTCAATAATTATTGATAAAATTGAAAATATTACTAATATCGATTTACTAATTAATTGGGTAAACGAAAATGGTATTAGAGTTGTTGCTACAACAATGAAAGATGATTTAAATACGAAATTAGAAGAACTTTTTTCTATTACTATAGAGCTACCCCCTTTAAAAGATAGAGAAGAAGATGTAAAAGCTTTAACATCTAAGTTTTCTAAAGAAGCAAGTAGCACATTAGATTTAGATTTAATAGTACCTTCTAGATTAATGATAAATATTTCAAATAATGCACACAGTTTAAGAAAATCTATATATTTTTCATACCTTTTTGAAACTATTGGTGAAGATGAAATTTTAATGTTTATGGAAAACTATATGTTCTCAAATATGGAAGGGGAAAACTCATATAAAGATTTTCTATATTTATTAGAAGTACCTATGTTAAAAGCTGCTACAAAAAAATATAAATCACAAGTACAAATGGCAAAACATTTAGGGCTAAATAGAATCACTCTTCGAAAAAAATTAGACAGTCACAAGGAATTTTTAGATGGTTAG
- a CDS encoding HD domain-containing protein: MVSELNIEIEELISQGAQDFEISKIFRNYFKKYVDSIDTTLETTGGKDFFVQHTKHTDKFLIALYKYILRKHFKNYQPMSTSIPITLIALGSYGREQLCIYSDVDLMLLYEDVPGYNLRAIMEDFITLAWDCGLKLGSRVHELKDIAESVKEDITIKTSIIESRMIYGSKYLWYGYENVLKKIKETDQKEFVLEKLEEHKQRLQKFPLKMEPNIKDGYGGMRESNMVFWMATVIHGVYDTKELIGQEFTEDEYKKYRAALEYIFQVRNALHNISKKKLDVVNFDVLPELSTKLGFNHTPRLTKERQCMSKITESLHRIHHFSCTMVKKFTRQVLFEKENISKLKKYRFKKNLYIIDDKLYCSFSNKPKTLNALIKEFIELPDTIKAFDRSYLYYVSRTKIPSKQTKELKKNIKTLLYKPNLYPLIKMIYNGRLFQAILPIGKKIVNQPQFDGYHQHPVDIHSIKTLKKLEEIKDPYVQEVYDSMDEKDRALVRLVALLHDVGKGRVVDHHIAGEKLFKNMTKAFDFDPIHIQRGAVLVRYHNMMSKVATSKDIYSEKVILAFTALLEDELTLKMLYVVTYADISAVGDSVYKSATSSLLRQLYLQSLPAFENKSLLNENVRRHKKEETIKKLKRYKELSQIKKKKLMYISSNQIFLQLRASEIMDIALDAYEVKDFKYEIDNTKNLRIKIIRAIPLNLGYMLGKLEFLNISTLNIFKLYDDKKYFEIRFDEGVDEGDLIYIDSVIKDSFDMTRKTKLLSPEIKKENITIDCNHSAYLASMHVVAKDQKGLFAYIAKVFDDFEVEIESAKLSSMKKVANDLFLIEKNGNFCANQDKIIESLCSKK; this comes from the coding sequence ATGGTTAGTGAACTAAATATTGAAATTGAAGAACTTATATCTCAAGGAGCACAAGATTTTGAAATCTCAAAAATTTTTAGAAATTATTTTAAAAAATATGTAGACTCTATTGATACTACCCTTGAAACTACAGGTGGAAAAGACTTCTTTGTTCAACATACAAAACACACTGATAAATTTTTAATCGCTTTATACAAATATATACTAAGAAAACATTTTAAAAACTACCAACCAATGAGTACCTCAATACCTATTACATTAATTGCCTTAGGAAGTTATGGAAGGGAACAATTATGTATCTACTCAGATGTAGATTTAATGCTTTTATATGAAGATGTTCCAGGTTATAACTTAAGAGCTATTATGGAAGATTTTATTACATTAGCTTGGGATTGTGGATTAAAACTTGGTTCAAGAGTTCATGAATTAAAAGATATTGCAGAGAGTGTAAAAGAGGATATTACAATTAAAACCTCTATTATTGAATCAAGAATGATTTATGGTTCAAAATATCTTTGGTATGGATATGAAAATGTATTAAAAAAGATAAAAGAAACAGATCAAAAAGAGTTTGTATTAGAAAAACTTGAGGAGCATAAACAAAGACTTCAAAAATTCCCACTTAAAATGGAACCAAATATTAAAGATGGTTATGGTGGAATGAGAGAATCTAATATGGTATTTTGGATGGCAACAGTTATCCATGGAGTTTATGATACAAAAGAACTAATTGGCCAAGAGTTTACAGAAGATGAATATAAAAAATATAGAGCAGCTTTAGAGTATATTTTTCAAGTAAGAAATGCATTACATAATATTTCAAAGAAAAAACTTGATGTTGTAAATTTTGATGTCTTACCAGAACTTAGTACAAAACTAGGTTTTAATCATACTCCTCGTTTAACAAAAGAGCGTCAGTGTATGTCTAAAATCACTGAATCTTTACATAGAATTCACCATTTTTCATGCACCATGGTTAAAAAATTTACAAGACAGGTTTTATTTGAAAAAGAGAATATATCTAAACTTAAAAAATATAGATTTAAAAAAAATCTTTATATTATTGATGATAAATTATACTGTTCTTTTTCAAATAAACCAAAAACCTTAAATGCCTTAATTAAAGAGTTTATTGAACTTCCAGATACGATAAAAGCTTTTGATAGATCATATCTTTATTATGTAAGCAGAACTAAGATTCCAAGTAAACAAACTAAAGAGTTAAAAAAGAATATAAAAACACTATTATACAAACCAAATTTATATCCACTTATAAAAATGATTTATAATGGTAGGCTTTTCCAAGCAATTTTACCAATTGGGAAAAAGATTGTAAATCAACCACAATTTGATGGATACCACCAACACCCCGTTGATATACATTCAATAAAAACATTAAAAAAACTTGAAGAGATTAAAGACCCTTATGTTCAAGAAGTTTATGACTCAATGGATGAAAAAGATAGAGCTTTAGTTCGGCTTGTTGCTTTACTACATGATGTGGGGAAAGGAAGAGTTGTAGACCATCATATTGCAGGGGAAAAACTATTTAAAAATATGACTAAAGCCTTTGATTTTGATCCTATTCATATTCAAAGGGGTGCAGTACTAGTAAGATACCATAATATGATGAGTAAAGTTGCAACTAGCAAAGATATTTATTCTGAAAAAGTGATTCTTGCCTTTACTGCATTATTAGAAGATGAGCTAACTCTAAAGATGCTTTATGTTGTTACATATGCTGATATTTCTGCTGTTGGAGATAGTGTATATAAAAGTGCAACCTCTTCACTTTTAAGACAATTATATCTTCAATCTTTACCTGCTTTTGAAAATAAAAGTTTATTAAATGAAAATGTAAGAAGACACAAAAAAGAAGAAACAATTAAAAAATTAAAAAGATATAAAGAGTTGTCTCAAATTAAGAAGAAAAAACTTATGTATATCTCTTCAAATCAAATTTTCTTACAACTTAGAGCAAGTGAAATTATGGATATTGCCCTTGATGCATATGAGGTAAAAGATTTTAAATATGAGATAGATAATACAAAAAATCTAAGAATAAAAATTATTAGAGCAATACCTCTAAACTTAGGTTACATGCTTGGTAAATTAGAGTTTTTAAATATCTCTACATTAAATATTTTCAAACTTTATGATGATAAAAAATACTTTGAAATTAGGTTTGATGAAGGGGTTGATGAAGGTGATTTAATCTATATAGATAGTGTTATAAAAGATTCATTTGATATGACTAGAAAAACAAAACTTTTATCACCTGAAATAAAAAAAGAAAATATCACTATTGATTGTAATCACTCAGCATATCTTGCTTCGATGCATGTAGTTGCAAAGGATCAAAAAGGTCTTTTTGCTTATATTGCAAAAGTGTTTGATGACTTTGAAGTTGAAATTGAAAGTGCAAAATTAAGCTCAATGAAAAAAGTAGCAAATGATTTATTCCTTATTGAAAAAAATGGAAACTTCTGCGCAAACCAAGATAAAATCATAGAATCCCTTTGCAGTAAAAAATAA
- a CDS encoding DUF2589 domain-containing protein translates to MSVGQELLDVPLPQMVSDLAMGVATAQEALDNNSLQTTLELAKPENAISFVPKIVGTINPDTGESNITQVEAKDIPLIAFIRPTWYQFSETTIEVSMDIKTSMQKETNVKVGFKAKAGWGPFSASIKTDVEHNRKFGKEVHGTSKLTVKMVPVPPPPLLLPEVDIQVLQPANPTPPVN, encoded by the coding sequence ATGAGCGTAGGACAAGAACTCTTAGATGTACCATTACCACAGATGGTATCTGACTTAGCAATGGGTGTAGCTACAGCACAAGAAGCTTTAGACAACAATTCACTACAAACAACATTAGAACTTGCAAAACCAGAAAATGCCATTAGTTTTGTTCCAAAAATTGTTGGAACAATTAATCCTGATACGGGAGAATCAAATATAACTCAAGTAGAAGCAAAAGATATCCCACTTATTGCTTTTATACGACCGACATGGTATCAATTCTCTGAAACAACTATTGAAGTTTCTATGGATATAAAAACTTCAATGCAAAAGGAAACTAATGTAAAAGTTGGTTTTAAAGCAAAAGCTGGATGGGGTCCATTTTCTGCTTCCATAAAAACAGATGTAGAGCATAATAGAAAGTTTGGTAAAGAAGTACATGGGACAAGTAAACTTACTGTAAAAATGGTTCCAGTACCTCCACCACCTTTATTATTGCCAGAGGTTGATATACAGGTTTTACAACCGGCTAATCCAACACCACCTGTTAATTAA